The sequence below is a genomic window from Uranotaenia lowii strain MFRU-FL chromosome 2, ASM2978415v1, whole genome shotgun sequence.
ccAATTTTTGTGCCACATTTTGTTCAAGTGTTTGatcgggaatttgaaaatctggCGCAGCATCGGCGAGTAGAAATAATAAGAAGAAGTCCACTTCCATCGTATAGGCGATAATTCCGGAAAATGACTAACTGGGGTCCCCTGGAATCAAATCCGGATGTAACTTTTATTAGTTTATTATATTAGAGTTTTACAATAACACCACAAGTTTTAGGACTCATAATAATTGTATAAATTGTAGGTCTTCAACAAATTCCTCGCCAGAATTGGTGTGTCTCCGCTGTGGAACATCGAAGACATCTACGGGATAGACGAAGTACTGCTGGCCGCAGTTTCCATGCCGCTTAAAGCCCTTATTTTCCTGTTCCCATGTTCGGAATCGGTAAGTGATTCGATCATAAAATACAAGGCAAATgtaaataagaaattttctaTTTCAGTACGAAGCGTACGTTGCTAGTCAGAATGCGGAACCGGATGCACACAACACCGGTCATCCGGCAGGCTTATTCTACATGCGTCAGTACGCACGCAATGCCTGTGGAACAGTGGCTCTGGTCCATGCGGTTCTTAATAATCCAGATATCGAACTAGAACCGGGCAGCCCACTTTATAGTTTTTTGGAACGTGCCAAAGCTGCCAACCCCGAAGACAGGGGCAAAATGTTTGAAAGTGATGCTGCTATCCGAGAGATTCATCAAGTACTAGCAACCGAAGGTCAAACGGCTGCTCCCCATCCTGACGATGAGGTTTATCATCATTTTATTGCATTCGTGCATGCGGAAGGCAGATTGTACGAACTGGACGGAAGCAAACGACGCGGTCCGATAGAACATGGACCGACAACGCCGGAAAACCTGCTTCACGATGCTGTGGCCGTGTGTAAACAGTACATTGAGCGAGACCCGGGAGAGGTTGGGTTTAGCATGATGGGATTGGTGCCTACCCAATAAAAATGAAGGAACTTTTCGGTAAGATTCTCATCAGATGACGGACAACACTCGGATTGAACTTTGtaacttttcattttattcatgtatttataaaaattttaaatttaaatgatatcAAATATCACAGAACAtgctttgtcaattttctttacGTATTCGAAACttaaatgttttgattaaaacccgattttgagtaattttcaataattttgttaagAATTTCGTGCCAGATATTTGTTTCTTAACAGGTTAACGTTGATATACCTTTTtaccttcttttttttcttaaaaatatatctATAAATAAggtaaaagtttaattttatattgatctTTTAAACATCAAACACTTTCACTATTCGGTTTTTTAACCTAAACCTTAACAGAAAACTTAACATTGAGAAAATATTTGGCCAATGCTACAATAACGGAATTAGGATTACCACTTGGAAGATTTGGCAAAATTGACCCGTCTATCACGAAAAGCCGTTGAAGTTTGTGCACAGAAAAATCTCTGTTAGAAACAACGGCTTCGTCGTCATCGACCGGACCCATCCGACAAGTGCCAATCGGGTGATACACGGTGAGTGTTAGTTGCTTCACGTAACATTCCCAATATGGATTTGTACCAAATGACAGGGTTTCACAACCCGGAAATGGTTTGGGGTTGAGTTCAGCGCCCAATTGTTGCAGTGCTGGTTGTGATAAaagtttttctagaatttttattccCTTTATTAGAGTTTGAACGTCCGATTCAGCCTGAAGGTAGTTCGGCTGGATTATTGGATTGGAATGCGGATCTTTGGATTGTAGTCGGACAAATCCTTTGCTTGCTGGACTCAGAAGAATAGGAAGAACCGTTACGGACTGTTGATTGTTGTCGATCAATGGTTGGTAATATTTTTGCCAAACGTCCTGGCGCAGATTTATCATTTTGTAAAGGTTTCGTCCGGAGTCGATTGTCAGGCCAACCGGGAGAACCATGTAACCTAAATTTAGGGACCTTAAGCTAATTAAACTTTCACATCCTCCAAAGGATATGGAAGAATCGTTTCCTTCTTTGAATATATAGTTGATCAGATTGAACGGACTTAGTATGCTTAACGGATCCAACGGAAGTTTTTTCGATAGTAAAACCAAGTCCATGCCAGTGGAAACATGATCTTGTAGGTTTTCTCCCACCGGTAAATCAACAATCGATTTAGTGCCAATCGTTTCAAGATGTCCTTTTGGTCCTATTCCACTTTGGAGTAATATTTTGGAACTACCAATTGTTCCTGCCGATAAAATTACGCCCTTGGTTGCCCGTATTTCATGAATACGGCCTTCTTTCTCAAAAACGACTCCAACAGCAATTTCTTTTTCGATCAACACCTTCAAGACCAAAGcattaaatatcaattcgtgtGCTTCACGTTTCTGTTGCTCGTAAAAATGACTTGTAGTCCATCTATCTCCCTTCCTGGTAGTAACATTAGGTCTGTAGAAAGATCCTTCCTTCAATCCTAGAGAAGCGCCAGCAAGACTGAAAGCTTCCCCTAAACTAGTCCCAAATTTTGTGTCTTCCATTTGAAGCAGTTCATCTTCACCCCATCGTTGGAAATATTCCATAAACTGGTTCAATTGATTATCACCCGAGAACCATCCTTCGAAATCCTCTCTCTGAGCCCGATAGTGTACCATATTGTTGAAGACGTGGGATCCACCGAAAACTTTCCCTGAGGGCCAGAAACTTTTCTTACCAACCATGGCTCCACAAGCACTTTTTTGTGACTCAGTACGGTACTGCCAATCGTAGGcggttttctaaaataaaaatagatcCCTTCACCCATTAACCTAAAACACATTTATGACCAACTCACCTGTAGCAAGGGCTGCATTAGGGGGATATCCATCAGCCCCGCTCTCATGGAACCAGCTTCCAGGACCAAAACATCCGACGAGGGAATGCCGGCAGCTACAATCGACCCAGCCGTACCGGTTCCCACGATGATGTACTCATATTGCACCCTTGAGGGAACGGTCCATCGGTGCCAGAGACGATTCCAGTGATAGGAACCGTTCAAAAACCAGTACAGCACCGTTGTGGCGAACAAATAAAACAGGAAAGTCACCCAAGCGGACAGTTTGACCAGGAACATCATCAATGGCCACCGGTTTATGATAACGGTATCATGTGTACTACTGCTGAGCGCGCTGGGTGACCTGGGTGAGTGAGTGAGTGCGTGGTTGAGTTGAGAGCCgctgttgttttgatttttgaacactggaaaaaaatgtcatttagaATTTGGTTAAGCACGGAAAGAATCATTGGTAGATAAATTCTTGCTCTGTGAGCGCCACCTCTGTCAAATCgtgtaaaatctgtcggaaTTCTATAGAAGCTAAGCACTTTTCGGACAACTTTTGTACGGGAAACAGCAAAACATTGCATCAAATCTAACTTTCAATAGACCTATTTGCCGCTAGTCGTATTCTTGTCACAATTCAGGGCGGTTCACtaacactttttcattttgggaacattaacctaaaaaacgaccgtgttcgtcGACCGGCTGTTCGATTTTTGCActggaatttttgaatttttggaggttaattgtcccgttctTGTCCGTGTGGGACGCCAGTTGATAAGCgtgagaaatgtaaaaaaaaactattaaagggatataatctttaaaaatgcaaaaatttctgaagaaaggcagaaaaagttattttgcaGTCAACTTTTAACTTCTCCCTATTGCCTGCAATTAAACTTGATTAAGCGAGAAACATCATCCACCTGTTGTCATTCAGTCAATTATAGTCAAAAATATCTTGCAGTGAAAAGGCGTTGCTAAATTaataaaacacaacaaaaaacattttttattaaaaaaaaaaagtttggatcTTATTGTTTCGgcgttttaaattttccattgaaCAGTGTTacatattgagttttttttatcagcacTCATGAGTGATTATATGAATGTGTGCGAAACGAAAGTGCCGCGTGTAGTGATATTTGTAATTTGTGATGTGATGTGATCAGTCAGTCGCAGAGTCAAGTTGAGTCAGTCGGTCGCCTTTGAGACTGCTGCAATTCGGATTCGGGAAGCAGCCAGAATATTTGGTTCCGTTCGGTGATTCCGTCCGTCAGCGAAAATAACGGATTGTGTGgtttcgggtgaaatatttacGGGTCTGTTGCTTTAGTTCACTTGGTTCATGTTTCCGTTCTCCGAGTTTGGCTTGATTTGACATTTTTACGCCGTTTCGAGCAAGTTCAAGTTGCCGGTATCGCGTTAAGTTTTGAGAAGCAATGGGGCAACACGTATCGCGTACGGATTTCGAATGGGCCTACACGGAGGAGCCGCACGCAAGCCGCAGGAAGATGATTCTGGCGAAATACCCACAGATAAAGAAACTGTTTGGATATGATCCGCAGTTCAAGTGGGTAGCAAGCTCCATGGTTCTGATGCAGCTGGTGACGTTGTTCGTGATAAAGGATCTTTCGTGGAAGATGATTTTCCTGCTTGCTTATTGTTGGGGTGGAGTCATTAACCATTCGCTAATGTTGGCGTGTCATGAAATTGCTCACAATTTAGCTTTCGGCCATTCACGGCCGATGGCTAATCGGTTGTTTGGATTTTTCTGCAACCTCCCCATCGGATTGCCCATGTCTGTGAGCTTCAAAAAGTATCACCTCGAACACCATCGCTATCAGGGGGACGAAGTAATCGATACCGACCTGCCGACTCTTCTGGAAGCTAAGCTTTTCTGCAACACATttggaaaattcatatgggTTTGCCTGCAAcctttgttttacattttccgTCCACTTATTGTGAACCCGAAACCACCGCAAAGGTTGGAGATCGTAAATGCCATCATCCAGCTTACATTCAACACAATCGTGGTGTATTACTTTGGATGGAAGATTATGGTTTATCTGATTGTCGGATCTCTACTGGCAATGGGATTGCATCCGGTTGCGGGTCATTTCATATCCGAACATTACATGTTTGCCAAAGGCTTTGAGACCTATTCCTACTATGGGCCGCTCAACTGGATCACGTTCAATGTTGGGTACCACAATGAGCATCATGATTTTCCGGCCGTTCCGGGACGACTGCTACCGGAAGTGAAACGAATTGCTCCGGAATTCTACGACACCATCCCGCAGCACAGCTCCTGGACCCGGGTGCTGTTCGATTTCATCACCGATCCGGCGGTCGGTCCATACGCTCGCATCAAGAGGAAGGCGCGTGGGCTAGATTCGTAAGGAAAAGTCAACAACAAACACAAAATCAAAGCACGGAAGCGCTATAGGTAAGTTTCCCGAAATCACTTCCCGTTCGGCTGATCAGATcgaatcaatgaattaaaaaaaaacggagatAATGATTGTCTCGATTCATAACACCTGGGGATTTGTTTTATGGTTGCCGAAATAACCTTTTTCTCGGTACCTAATCAATTATTTGTCTTGTTCAGCTGATAACGAGTCAATTATTGGAGGTTGTTGGGTTTAGGCtggaaccaacaactttgagaTAACGGGCGGGTGGCGTTTCATTATGAGTAAAGATAACGACTGCAAAGTCAGTCAGAGGTTTTAGCTTTATCTAATAAAGCACTGCAGAGACGATTTATTACTTTAAATCTTAACAGTTTTGAACTGAAAACATCCATTTTAT
It includes:
- the LOC129741761 gene encoding ubiquitin carboxyl-terminal hydrolase-like isoform X1 encodes the protein MTNWGPLESNPDVFNKFLARIGVSPLWNIEDIYGIDEVLLAAVSMPLKALIFLFPCSESYEAYVASQNAEPDAHNTGHPAGLFYMRQYARNACGTVALVHAVLNNPDIELEPGSPLYSFLERAKAANPEDRGKMFESDAAIREIHQVLATEGQTAAPHPDDEVYHHFIAFVHAEGRLYELDGSKRRGPIEHGPTTPENLLHDAVAVCKQYIERDPGEVGFSMMGLVPTQ
- the LOC129741761 gene encoding ubiquitin carboxyl-terminal hydrolase-like isoform X2; the encoded protein is MPLKALIFLFPCSESYEAYVASQNAEPDAHNTGHPAGLFYMRQYARNACGTVALVHAVLNNPDIELEPGSPLYSFLERAKAANPEDRGKMFESDAAIREIHQVLATEGQTAAPHPDDEVYHHFIAFVHAEGRLYELDGSKRRGPIEHGPTTPENLLHDAVAVCKQYIERDPGEVGFSMMGLVPTQ
- the LOC129741758 gene encoding glucose dehydrogenase [FAD, quinone]-like encodes the protein MMFLVKLSAWVTFLFYLFATTVLYWFLNGSYHWNRLWHRWTVPSRVQYEYIIVGTGTAGSIVAAGIPSSDVLVLEAGSMRAGLMDIPLMQPLLQKTAYDWQYRTESQKSACGAMVGKKSFWPSGKVFGGSHVFNNMVHYRAQREDFEGWFSGDNQLNQFMEYFQRWGEDELLQMEDTKFGTSLGEAFSLAGASLGLKEGSFYRPNVTTRKGDRWTTSHFYEQQKREAHELIFNALVLKVLIEKEIAVGVVFEKEGRIHEIRATKGVILSAGTIGSSKILLQSGIGPKGHLETIGTKSIVDLPVGENLQDHVSTGMDLVLLSKKLPLDPLSILSPFNLINYIFKEGNDSSISFGGCESLISLRSLNLGYMVLPVGLTIDSGRNLYKMINLRQDVWQKYYQPLIDNNQQSVTVLPILLSPASKGFVRLQSKDPHSNPIIQPNYLQAESDVQTLIKGIKILEKLLSQPALQQLGAELNPKPFPGCETLSFGTNPYWECYVKQLTLTVYHPIGTCRMGPVDDDEAVVSNRDFSVHKLQRLFVIDGSILPNLPSGNPNSVIVALAKYFLNVKFSVKV
- the LOC129745257 gene encoding sphingolipid delta(4)-desaturase DES1-like, producing MGQHVSRTDFEWAYTEEPHASRRKMILAKYPQIKKLFGYDPQFKWVASSMVLMQLVTLFVIKDLSWKMIFLLAYCWGGVINHSLMLACHEIAHNLAFGHSRPMANRLFGFFCNLPIGLPMSVSFKKYHLEHHRYQGDEVIDTDLPTLLEAKLFCNTFGKFIWVCLQPLFYIFRPLIVNPKPPQRLEIVNAIIQLTFNTIVVYYFGWKIMVYLIVGSLLAMGLHPVAGHFISEHYMFAKGFETYSYYGPLNWITFNVGYHNEHHDFPAVPGRLLPEVKRIAPEFYDTIPQHSSWTRVLFDFITDPAVGPYARIKRKARGLDS